Proteins co-encoded in one Conger conger chromosome 4, fConCon1.1, whole genome shotgun sequence genomic window:
- the gng5 gene encoding guanine nucleotide-binding protein G(I)/G(S)/G(O) subunit gamma-5, protein MSGSSNIRVMKKIVQQLRFEASINRVKVSQAAADLQQFCIQNALQDPLLTGVSSSTNPFRPQKVCSFL, encoded by the exons ATGTCTGGCTCATCAAACATCCGTGTAATGAAGAAAATTGTTCAGCAGTTGCGTTTTGAAGCGAGCATCAACAGAGTGAAG GTGTCTCAGGCAGCGGCTGActtgcagcagttctgcatccAGAACGCACTCCAAGACCCTTTGTTGACCGGGGTGTCTTCAAGCACGAACCCATTCAGACCTCAGAAAGTCTGTTCTTTCTTGTAA
- the samd13 gene encoding sterile alpha motif domain-containing protein 13, with amino-acid sequence MLLVERSSCDEVLRLKTPNERTTTDAGMENKANGSMDTKSPMENGQLPDPADWAVTDVVNYFKAAGFEEQANAFQDQEIDGKSLLLMTRNDVLTGLSIKLGPALKIYEYHVKPLQTQHLKNNTS; translated from the exons ATGCTTCTGGTGGAAAGATCATCCTGCGATGAAGTGTTGCGACTGAAGACACCCAATGAAAGAACAACTACAGACG CTGGCATGGAAAATAAGGCAAATGGCTCAATGGACACTAAAAG CCCAATGGAGAATGGGCAGCTCCCTGACCCTGCTGACTGGGCCGTCACTGACGTCGTTAATTATTTTAAGGCTGCAGGTTTTGAGGAACAAGCCAATGCTTTCCAGGATCAG GAAATTGATGGGAAATCACTGCTGTTGATGACTCGGAATGATGTCTTGACTGGATTGTCGATAAAGTTGGGCCCAGCATTGAAGATCTACGAATATCACGTGAAACCACTTCAGACCCAACACCTGAAGAACAACACGTCGTAG
- the uox gene encoding uricase isoform X1, protein MAHQDVEFVRTGYGKNTVKVMYIRREGTHHYIIELKADVQLTLKTHKDYLQGDNSDIIPTDTIKNTVHALAKLKGVRTIEQFALDICGHFLTAFKHVTRARVNIEEAPWKRLEKNGVEHSHAFICTPESCRFCDVEQNLNENPVIHSGVKDMKVLKTTQSGFENFLKDRFTTLQETKDRCFCTSVYSRWRYNTHKDIPFDLIWKTVRDIIIEKFAGPYDRGEYSPSVQKTLYDTQTIVLSRIPEVEEIEIIMPNQHYFTIDMTKMGLSNKDEVLLPLDNPSGIITGTVKRKHAKL, encoded by the exons ATGGCACATCAG gaTGTGGAGTTTGTGCGGACTGGCTATGGAaagaacacagtgaaagtaATGTACATCAGGAGAGAGGGGACACACCACTACATCATAGAACTGAAGGCAGACGTGCAGCTGACACTCAAGACTCACAAAGACTACCTGCAGGGGGACAACTCGGACATCATCCCCACTGACACCATCAAGAACACTGTGCATGCTTTGGCCAAGCTTAAAGGG GTCAGGACCATTGAGCAGTTCGCTTTAGACATCTGCGGACACTTTTTGACAGCCTTCAAACATGTCACCCGAGCCAGGGTGAACATTGAAGAGGCTCCATGGAAAAGACTAGAGAAG AATGGTGTAGAGCACAGCCATGCATTCATCTGCACCCCAGAATCTTGCCGCTTTTGTGATGTTGAGCAAAATCTAAATG AGAACCCTGTGATCCACAGCGGAGTTAAGGACATGAAGGTTCTAAAGACCACGCAATCTGGCTTTGAGAACTTCCTGAAGGACAGGTTCACCACACTTCAGGAAACTAAGGACAGGTGCTTCTGTACCTCTGTGTACTCCAGGTGGCGCTACAATACACACAAGGATATCCCCTTCGACTTAATATG GAAGACTGTCAGAGACATTATCATTGAGAAGTTTGCAGGTCCCTATGACCGCGGTGAATATTCTCCTTCTGTTCAGAAGACCCTGTACGACACACAGACTATAGTGCTCAGCAGAATACCAGAG GTAGAAGAAATAGAGATAATCATGCCAAACCAGCATTATTTCACCATTGACATGACGAAAATGGGACTTTCCAACAAGGATGAG GTCCTCTTGCCACTGGACAACCCCTCTGGGATCATCACAGGAACAGTGAAGAGGAAACATGCAAAACTGTGA
- the rpf1 gene encoding ribosome production factor 1 has product MRETNVDRVRSMEFEVQSESQDNSKKQKKKMKNAKIPNKLKPEAVEKDAIKESENANTQPEISFPPTFSVSEIKNKQRRHFMFMKYKQEKRKEKLALKKKTKKEREALGDAAPPKPVPKTIENQRIYDETTVDPEDEEVAFDEGTDEFSAYFNKLTNPKVLITTSDRPRGRTVRFCEQLATVIPNAHVYYRRGLALKRVIPQCKARDFTFLMVVNEDRKMPNGLVLCHLPDGPTAHFKVSSVRLRKEMKRRGKDPTEHSPEVILNNFTTRLGHSIGRMFAALFPHDPQFIGRQVATFHNQRDFIFFRFHRYIFKNEKRVGIQELGPRFTLKLRSLQKGTFDSKFGEYEWVHKRHEMDSSRRKFHL; this is encoded by the exons ATGCGAGAAACAAACGTCGATAGAGTACGCAGCATGGAGTTTGAAGTGCAATCAGAATCGCAGGACAATAgcaagaaacaaaagaaaaaaatgaaaaatgcaaagaTACCAAACAAACTAAAACCGGAGGCTGTTGAAAAGGACGCTATCAAAGAATCCGAAAATGCGAATACACAACCAGAAATATCCTTTCCCCCAACATTCAGCGTgtcagaaataaaaaacaaacaacgaCGACATTTTATGTTCATGAAATACAAACAGGAAAAACGAAAA gaaAAGCTGGCTTTGAAGAAGAAAAcgaaaaaggagagagaagcCCTTGGCGACGCG GCACCGCCAAAGCCAGTCCCTAAAACTATAGAAAACCAGAGGATTTATGATGAAACCACAGTGGACCCAGAGGATGAAGAG GTAGCTTTTGATGAGGGAACAGATGAGTTTTCAGCTTACTTCAACAAACTGACAAATCCAAAGGTCCTCATTACCACCTCAGACAGACCTAGAGGG AGGACGGTGAGATTCTGTGAACAGCTTGCTACTGTCATACCAAATGCACATGTGTATTACAGACGAGGTCTTGCTTTGAAGAGGGTTATCCCTCAGTGTAAAGCCAGAGATTTTACGTTTCTCATGGTGGTAAACGAGGACCGTAAGATGCCCA ATGGTCTTGTTCTTTGCCATCTTCCGGATGGACCAACTGCACATTTCAAAGTAAGCAGTGTTCGACTCCGCAAGGAAATGAAG AGACGAGGCAAAGACCCAACAGAGCATTCTCCAGAGGTGATATTAAACAACTTTACAACACGTTTGGGTCATAGCATTGGACGGATGTTTGCTGCACTCTTCCCTCATGATCCACAGTTCATCGGCCGGCAGGTTGCAACATTCCATAATCAGCGAGACTTCATCTTTTTCAGATTTCACAG GTACATCTTCAAGAACGAGAAGAGAGTTGGCATTCAAGAGCTAGGACCACGCTTTACACTTAAACTCCGCTCTCTCCAAAAGGGAACCTTTGACTCCAAATTCGGAGAGTATGAATGGGTTCACAAG CGGCATGAGATGGACTCCAGCAGAAGGAAGTTCCATCTCTGA
- the dnase2b gene encoding deoxyribonuclease-2-beta isoform X1, whose amino-acid sequence MCCFHTWLIVPVLFSVSLCHTELSCRNEDGKPVDWFIMYKLPKYKIDDVGNGLEYMYLDSSEEDWQLSKFLVNTSQGALGSTLKPLYTGRSNSSAYVLYNDAPPLLNYSMEHGHTKGALHFDQSQGFWLIHSIPHFPPFPERGYSWPPSGKKYGQTVFCVTYKYVQFHEIAQQLLYYNPNVYNCSLPAVFQKEMSSLALLCNRSKLPWVSRRLRSLISAKGEHFLSFAKSKFYIDDIYTGWVAQTLKTDLLAETWQHSDHPLPSNCSLPYHVMNIRMIQLKRSIQFKSSSDHSKWCVSRIRNDHWTCLGDLNRAYAQIWRSGGLVCSQNPIIYQAFRQAVAWYMSC is encoded by the exons ATGTGTTGCTTTCATACATGGTTAATTGTACCTGTTCTTTTCAGTGTTTCCCTCTGCCATACAGAATTATCCTGCAGGAATGAGGATGGGAAACCTGTTGATTG GTTCATCATGTACAAGTTACCCAAATATAAAATTGATGATGTTGGAAATGGACTTGAATACATGTACTTGGACTCCTCAGAGGAGGACTGGCAGCTGAGCAAGTTTCTGGTCAATACCAGTCAGGGAGCCCTTGGCAGTACACTGAAACCGCTGTACACAGGAAGG TCCAACAGTTCAGCCTATGTGTTATACAATGATGCTCCTCCCTTGCTGAATTATTCAATGGAACATGGACATACAAAAG GAGCTCTACACTTTGACCAGTCTCAAGGGTTCTGGCTCATCCACAGTATCCCCCACTTCCCACCGTTTCCAGAAAGGGGCTACTCCTGGCCTCCCTCTGGCAAAAAGTATGGCCAAACTGTGTTTTGTGTCACCTATAAATACGTACAGTTCCATGAAATAG CCCAGCAGCTCTTATACTATAATCCCAATGTGTACAACTGCTCCTTGCCTGCGGTATTCCAGAAAGAAATGTCAAGTTTGGCCCTCCTTTGTAATCGCTCCAAGCTGCCATGGGTCTCGAGGAGACTGAGGAGTCTGATTTCGGCAAAAGGAGAGCACTTCCTTAGTTTTGCAAAATCAAAATTCTACATTGATG ACATATACACTGGATGGGTGGCTCAGACCTTGAAAACTGATCTGTTGGCAGAAACCTGGCAGCACAGCGATCATCCGTTGCCTTCCAACTGTTCTCTCCCCTATCATGTAATGAACATCAGGATGATCCAATTGAAAAGGTCAATTCAGTTCAAATCATCTTCTGATCATTCAAAGTGGTGCGTGTCAAGGATCCGGAACGACCACTGGACATGTCTGGGGGATCTGAACCGGGCATATGCGCAAATCTGGAGGAGTGGGGGTCTAGTTTGTTCCCAGAATCCAATCATCTATCAAGCTTTCCGCCAGGCTGTAGCCTGGTACATGAGCTGCTGA
- the dnase2b gene encoding deoxyribonuclease-2-beta isoform X3: protein MYKLPKYKIDDVGNGLEYMYLDSSEEDWQLSKFLVNTSQGALGSTLKPLYTGRSNSSAYVLYNDAPPLLNYSMEHGHTKGALHFDQSQGFWLIHSIPHFPPFPERGYSWPPSGKKYGQTVFCVTYKYVQFHEIAQQLLYYNPNVYNCSLPAVFQKEMSSLALLCNRSKLPWVSRRLRSLISAKGEHFLSFAKSKFYIDDIYTGWVAQTLKTDLLAETWQHSDHPLPSNCSLPYHVMNIRMIQLKRSIQFKSSSDHSKWCVSRIRNDHWTCLGDLNRAYAQIWRSGGLVCSQNPIIYQAFRQAVAWYMSC, encoded by the exons ATGTACAAGTTACCCAAATATAAAATTGATGATGTTGGAAATGGACTTGAATACATGTACTTGGACTCCTCAGAGGAGGACTGGCAGCTGAGCAAGTTTCTGGTCAATACCAGTCAGGGAGCCCTTGGCAGTACACTGAAACCGCTGTACACAGGAAGG TCCAACAGTTCAGCCTATGTGTTATACAATGATGCTCCTCCCTTGCTGAATTATTCAATGGAACATGGACATACAAAAG GAGCTCTACACTTTGACCAGTCTCAAGGGTTCTGGCTCATCCACAGTATCCCCCACTTCCCACCGTTTCCAGAAAGGGGCTACTCCTGGCCTCCCTCTGGCAAAAAGTATGGCCAAACTGTGTTTTGTGTCACCTATAAATACGTACAGTTCCATGAAATAG CCCAGCAGCTCTTATACTATAATCCCAATGTGTACAACTGCTCCTTGCCTGCGGTATTCCAGAAAGAAATGTCAAGTTTGGCCCTCCTTTGTAATCGCTCCAAGCTGCCATGGGTCTCGAGGAGACTGAGGAGTCTGATTTCGGCAAAAGGAGAGCACTTCCTTAGTTTTGCAAAATCAAAATTCTACATTGATG ACATATACACTGGATGGGTGGCTCAGACCTTGAAAACTGATCTGTTGGCAGAAACCTGGCAGCACAGCGATCATCCGTTGCCTTCCAACTGTTCTCTCCCCTATCATGTAATGAACATCAGGATGATCCAATTGAAAAGGTCAATTCAGTTCAAATCATCTTCTGATCATTCAAAGTGGTGCGTGTCAAGGATCCGGAACGACCACTGGACATGTCTGGGGGATCTGAACCGGGCATATGCGCAAATCTGGAGGAGTGGGGGTCTAGTTTGTTCCCAGAATCCAATCATCTATCAAGCTTTCCGCCAGGCTGTAGCCTGGTACATGAGCTGCTGA
- the uox gene encoding uricase isoform X2, which produces MNYADVEFVRTGYGKNTVKVMYIRREGTHHYIIELKADVQLTLKTHKDYLQGDNSDIIPTDTIKNTVHALAKLKGVRTIEQFALDICGHFLTAFKHVTRARVNIEEAPWKRLEKNGVEHSHAFICTPESCRFCDVEQNLNENPVIHSGVKDMKVLKTTQSGFENFLKDRFTTLQETKDRCFCTSVYSRWRYNTHKDIPFDLIWKTVRDIIIEKFAGPYDRGEYSPSVQKTLYDTQTIVLSRIPEVEEIEIIMPNQHYFTIDMTKMGLSNKDEVLLPLDNPSGIITGTVKRKHAKL; this is translated from the exons atgaattatgcA gaTGTGGAGTTTGTGCGGACTGGCTATGGAaagaacacagtgaaagtaATGTACATCAGGAGAGAGGGGACACACCACTACATCATAGAACTGAAGGCAGACGTGCAGCTGACACTCAAGACTCACAAAGACTACCTGCAGGGGGACAACTCGGACATCATCCCCACTGACACCATCAAGAACACTGTGCATGCTTTGGCCAAGCTTAAAGGG GTCAGGACCATTGAGCAGTTCGCTTTAGACATCTGCGGACACTTTTTGACAGCCTTCAAACATGTCACCCGAGCCAGGGTGAACATTGAAGAGGCTCCATGGAAAAGACTAGAGAAG AATGGTGTAGAGCACAGCCATGCATTCATCTGCACCCCAGAATCTTGCCGCTTTTGTGATGTTGAGCAAAATCTAAATG AGAACCCTGTGATCCACAGCGGAGTTAAGGACATGAAGGTTCTAAAGACCACGCAATCTGGCTTTGAGAACTTCCTGAAGGACAGGTTCACCACACTTCAGGAAACTAAGGACAGGTGCTTCTGTACCTCTGTGTACTCCAGGTGGCGCTACAATACACACAAGGATATCCCCTTCGACTTAATATG GAAGACTGTCAGAGACATTATCATTGAGAAGTTTGCAGGTCCCTATGACCGCGGTGAATATTCTCCTTCTGTTCAGAAGACCCTGTACGACACACAGACTATAGTGCTCAGCAGAATACCAGAG GTAGAAGAAATAGAGATAATCATGCCAAACCAGCATTATTTCACCATTGACATGACGAAAATGGGACTTTCCAACAAGGATGAG GTCCTCTTGCCACTGGACAACCCCTCTGGGATCATCACAGGAACAGTGAAGAGGAAACATGCAAAACTGTGA
- the dnase2b gene encoding deoxyribonuclease-2-beta isoform X2 has product MTLTVKFLSHRFIMYKLPKYKIDDVGNGLEYMYLDSSEEDWQLSKFLVNTSQGALGSTLKPLYTGRSNSSAYVLYNDAPPLLNYSMEHGHTKGALHFDQSQGFWLIHSIPHFPPFPERGYSWPPSGKKYGQTVFCVTYKYVQFHEIAQQLLYYNPNVYNCSLPAVFQKEMSSLALLCNRSKLPWVSRRLRSLISAKGEHFLSFAKSKFYIDDIYTGWVAQTLKTDLLAETWQHSDHPLPSNCSLPYHVMNIRMIQLKRSIQFKSSSDHSKWCVSRIRNDHWTCLGDLNRAYAQIWRSGGLVCSQNPIIYQAFRQAVAWYMSC; this is encoded by the exons atgactCTCACTGTCAAATTCCTGTCTCATAGGTTCATCATGTACAAGTTACCCAAATATAAAATTGATGATGTTGGAAATGGACTTGAATACATGTACTTGGACTCCTCAGAGGAGGACTGGCAGCTGAGCAAGTTTCTGGTCAATACCAGTCAGGGAGCCCTTGGCAGTACACTGAAACCGCTGTACACAGGAAGG TCCAACAGTTCAGCCTATGTGTTATACAATGATGCTCCTCCCTTGCTGAATTATTCAATGGAACATGGACATACAAAAG GAGCTCTACACTTTGACCAGTCTCAAGGGTTCTGGCTCATCCACAGTATCCCCCACTTCCCACCGTTTCCAGAAAGGGGCTACTCCTGGCCTCCCTCTGGCAAAAAGTATGGCCAAACTGTGTTTTGTGTCACCTATAAATACGTACAGTTCCATGAAATAG CCCAGCAGCTCTTATACTATAATCCCAATGTGTACAACTGCTCCTTGCCTGCGGTATTCCAGAAAGAAATGTCAAGTTTGGCCCTCCTTTGTAATCGCTCCAAGCTGCCATGGGTCTCGAGGAGACTGAGGAGTCTGATTTCGGCAAAAGGAGAGCACTTCCTTAGTTTTGCAAAATCAAAATTCTACATTGATG ACATATACACTGGATGGGTGGCTCAGACCTTGAAAACTGATCTGTTGGCAGAAACCTGGCAGCACAGCGATCATCCGTTGCCTTCCAACTGTTCTCTCCCCTATCATGTAATGAACATCAGGATGATCCAATTGAAAAGGTCAATTCAGTTCAAATCATCTTCTGATCATTCAAAGTGGTGCGTGTCAAGGATCCGGAACGACCACTGGACATGTCTGGGGGATCTGAACCGGGCATATGCGCAAATCTGGAGGAGTGGGGGTCTAGTTTGTTCCCAGAATCCAATCATCTATCAAGCTTTCCGCCAGGCTGTAGCCTGGTACATGAGCTGCTGA